Proteins from one Sarcophilus harrisii chromosome 2, mSarHar1.11, whole genome shotgun sequence genomic window:
- the PHYHD1 gene encoding phytanoyl-CoA dioxygenase domain-containing protein 1 isoform X2 — protein sequence MAGLSPTQLRKGNTDYFLTSGDKIRFFFEKGVFDKEGNFLVPPENSINKIGHALHAHDPVFKSVTHSLQVQELVKSLGLEIPVVVQSMYIFKQPHFGGEVTPHQDATFLHTKPLGRVLGVWIALEDATLENGCLWFIPGSHTGGIFRRMVRVQTDSVGSTNFIGSEPNYKDSRFIPTPIRKGGLILIHGEVVHKSELNLSTHSRHAYTFHIMESKDTHWSQDNWLQPTPELPFPLLYT from the exons GGCAATACGGACTATTTTTTGACCAGTGGAGACAAGATTAGGTTCTTCTTTGAAAAAGGAGTGTTTGACAAGGAAG GCAATTTTCTAGTCCCACCAGAGAACTCTATCAATAAGATTGGTCATG CTCTGCATGCTCATGATCCTGTTTTCAAGAGTGTTACCCACTCACTTCAGGTGCAG GAGTTGGTCAAGAGTCTGGGGCTTGAAATACCCGTGGTAGTTCAAAGCATGTACATCTTTAAG caACCACACTTTGGCGGGGAAG TTACCCCGCACCAGGATGCCACCTTTCTCCACACTAAGCCACTGGGCCGAGTGCTGGGTGTTTGGATTGCCCTGGAGGATGCCACCCTGGAGAATGGCTGCCTCTGGTTCATCCCTGGCTCCCACACAG gtggcattttccgAAGGATGGTACGGGTGCAGACAGACTCTGTGGGTAGCACCAACTTCATAGGCTCTGAACCAAATTACAAGGATAGCCGTTTCATCCCTACTCCCATTCGGAAAG GGGGTCTTATCTTGATACATGGAGAAGTCGTTCATAAGAGTGAGCTGAACCTCTCCACCCATTCTCGCCATGCATACACCTTCCACATCATGGAATCCAAGGATACTCACTGGAGCCAGGATAATTG GCTTCAACCAACACCAGAGCTGCCCTTCCCACTACTGTACACTTAA
- the DOLK gene encoding dolichol kinase, protein MAAAMTSRATLGEAAIVFIVVLSIHGSVWDRYSWCAVALAVQAFYVQYKWDRLLQQGAAVFQFRTTANSGLLPASMVIPLLGVVMKTRCEGAGNVYFERFGVVVAATGMALALFLSVLALGITRPVPTNTCVISGLAGSIIIYIMKHSLSVAEVIEVLEVLLIFVYLNMILLYLLPRCFTPGEALLILGGISFVLNQLIKRSLNVIQGRGDPVDFFLLVVVVGMVIIGIFFSTFFVFMDSGTWTSSLFFHLMTGVLGLGVIMPWLYHLIRENPLFWLFQFLFQSETRIYLLIYWSLLAASACLVVMYQNAKRLSSESKKHQASTITRKYFHFIIVATYIPGLIFDRLLLYIAAVICLAVFIFLEYIRFFRIKPLGQTLRNLLSLFLDERDSGPLILTHIYLLLGMSLPVWLFPRPCASKASLGGVGALVPYAGVLAVGVGDTIAAIFGSTVGEIHWPGTVKTFEGTMTSIFAQIISVALILIFDTRVDLNASYAWILGSISIVSLLEAYTTQIDNLLLPLYLQILLMA, encoded by the coding sequence ATGGCTGCAGCCATGACGAGCAGAGCCACGCTGGGGGAAGCCGCCATCGTGTTTATCGTGGTGCTGAGCATCCACGGCTCAGTATGGGACCGCTATTCCTGGTGCGCCGTAGCCCTGGCTGTTCAGGCCTTCTATGTCCAGTACAAGTGGGATAGGTTGCTCCAGCAAGGGGCTGCAGTCTTCCAGTTCAGGACCACAGCTAACAGCGGCCTCCTGCCTGCCTCCATGGTCATCCCTCTATTGGGGGTGGTGATGAAGACAAGATGTGAGGGGGCAGGAAATGTCTACTTTGAGCGGTTTGGCGTGGTGGTGGCAGCCACGGGCATGGCGCTGGCGCTGTTCCTATCTGTATTGGCACTGGGCATCACCAGGCCAGTGCCCACCAACACCTGTGTTATCTCCGGCCTGGCTGGAAGTATCATCATCTACATCATGAAGCATTCATTGAGTGTGGCAGAGGTGATTGAGGTGCTGGAGGTCCTGCTGATCTTTGTCTACCTCAACATGATCCTCCTGTACCTGCTACCCAGGTGCTTCACCCCAGGAGAAGCATTGCTCATCCTAGGGGGCATCAGCTTTGTCCTCAACCAACTCATAAAGCGATCCTTAAATGTTATCCAGGGTCGGGGAGACCCAGTAGACTTCTTTCTCCTGGTAGTGGTAGTAGGGATGGTTATCATAGGTATCTTTTTCAGCACGTTCTTTGTCTTCATGGACTCCGGAACCTGgacatcttctcttttcttccatttaatgACAGGTGTATTGGGCCTTGGTGTCATCATGCCCTGGTTGTACCACCTAATCCGGGAGAACCCTTTGTTCTGGCTTTTCCAATTCCTATTCCAGTCAGAAACTCGTATCTACCTCCTGATCTACTGGTCCCTGCTAGCTGCTTCAGCATGCCTAGTTGTGATGTACCAAAATGCTAAGAGATTGTCTTCTGAGTCAAAGAAACATCAGGCCTCCACAATTACCCGAAAGTATTTCCACTTCATCATAGTGGCTACTTATATACCAGGACTCATATTTGACCGACTCTTATTATATATCGCAGCTGTGATCTGCTTGGCTGTCTTTATCTTCCTGGAGTATATTCGCTTCTTTCGAATTAAGCCACTGGGCCAAACCCTGAGGAATTTGCTCTCCCTTTTTCTTGATGAAAGGGACAGTGGCCCTCTCATCCTGACTCACATTTACTTGCTGCTGGGCATGTCTCTCCCTGTCTGGCTATTCCCAAGACCTTGTGCCTCAAAGGCTAGCCTGGGAGGGGTTGGGGCTCTGGTCCCTTATGCAGGAGTGTTGGCTGTGGGAGTAGGGGACACTATTGCTGCCATTTTTGGCAGTACTGTGGGAGAGATCCATTGGCCTGGAACTGTAAAGACTTTTGAGGGGACAATGACTTCCATATTTGCTCAAATCATTTCTGTGGCTTTAATCTTAATCTTTGACACTAGGGTGGACCTGAATGCCAGCTATGCTTGGATTTTGGGGTCTATCAGCATAGTCTCCCTCCTGGAAGCCTACACTACCCAAATAGATAATCTTCTTTTACCCCTCTACCTCCAGATTCTGCTGATGGCTTAG